One Atribacteraceae bacterium DNA window includes the following coding sequences:
- a CDS encoding hydrogenase iron-sulfur subunit codes for MKIIAVACDKSGVAAVLRAREGLLRDGVTVDLIPIPCLGTIRESQLLEFLEEEIDALLLAGCPLDSCHNLEGSRYARDRAHRVNALLREAEVSKRVLTAFVTAEKTGEIRRIIKDFT; via the coding sequence GTGAAAATTATTGCCGTGGCCTGTGACAAAAGCGGGGTAGCCGCAGTATTGCGCGCGAGGGAGGGATTGTTGAGAGACGGTGTGACGGTTGACCTCATACCGATTCCCTGCCTGGGCACCATCCGGGAGAGTCAACTTTTGGAGTTCCTGGAAGAGGAGATTGATGCCCTCCTTTTGGCGGGGTGTCCTTTGGACAGTTGCCATAACCTGGAAGGGAGCCGCTATGCCCGGGACCGGGCCCACCGGGTCAATGCGCTTTTACGGGAAGCAGAAGTTTCCAAGCGGGTACTCACAGCTTTTGTCACTGCCGAGAAAACTGGTGAAATTCGCAGAATAATTAAAGATTTTACCTGA
- a CDS encoding methylenetetrahydrofolate reductase C-terminal domain-containing protein, whose amino-acid sequence MIVGERKPITEIIEEVGDAETVLVLGCGTCVTVCLSGGEREARELASLLRLKGKYARDITVERQCEHEFVRPLSEEIEKVDAVISLACGVGTQLISETFPHRAVYPGLNTTFMGLPVEQGRWEEHCLGCGNCLVHHFAGCCPVTRCAKSLLNGPCGGSKDGKCEVKTDRSCAWQIIYDRLKLQNRITDLVRLYPPKDWSSSRYGGHRTMVREDMHR is encoded by the coding sequence ATGATTGTTGGAGAGAGGAAACCCATAACGGAAATAATCGAAGAGGTGGGCGATGCAGAAACTGTCCTGGTATTGGGTTGCGGCACCTGTGTCACCGTCTGCCTGTCCGGTGGTGAACGGGAAGCCCGTGAACTGGCGTCGTTATTGCGTTTGAAGGGAAAGTACGCCCGAGATATCACCGTTGAAAGACAGTGTGAACACGAGTTTGTACGACCGCTTTCTGAAGAGATCGAGAAAGTGGACGCGGTGATATCGCTTGCCTGTGGAGTCGGAACTCAGCTGATCTCCGAAACGTTTCCTCACCGCGCGGTTTACCCGGGCTTAAACACAACTTTTATGGGCTTACCTGTGGAACAAGGCCGATGGGAGGAACATTGCCTGGGATGCGGGAATTGCCTAGTCCACCATTTTGCCGGCTGCTGTCCGGTGACCAGGTGCGCGAAAAGTCTTCTGAACGGTCCCTGTGGAGGGTCCAAAGACGGAAAGTGCGAAGTCAAAACCGATCGGAGCTGTGCCTGGCAAATCATTTACGATCGCTTGAAACTTCAAAACCGGATCACTGACCTGGTCCGGCTGTATCCACCCAAAGACTGGTCGTCCTCCCGCTACGGCGGTCACCGGACGATGGTTCGGGAGGATATGCACCGGTGA
- a CDS encoding methylenetetrahydrofolate reductase produces the protein MSWLQEVLGKGIFAVTGEVGPPKGPNPDTVIKKCIQIKKHVDAVNFTDNQTAIVRMSSLAACLAAKTLGVEPVMQMVCRDRNRIALQSDFLGACSLGVENMLCLTGDHQSMGNHPQSKNVYDIDSLQLLDMFRNMRDLKLFANGEEVKGEIRAFLGAGESPYADPLEFRAIRLAKKVAAGAQFIQTQAIFDLEIFERWMEELRQMKLTGKVSILAGVIPVKSARALRYMRSEVPGLIIPDPLIERLERAEDQKAEGVRICVETIERLKEIAGVAGVHIMAIAWESIIPEIVERAGLYPRPRRETTG, from the coding sequence GTGAGTTGGTTACAGGAAGTGCTCGGAAAAGGGATATTTGCGGTCACCGGGGAAGTGGGGCCACCCAAGGGGCCGAACCCTGATACAGTCATCAAGAAGTGTATCCAGATTAAAAAACATGTGGACGCGGTCAATTTTACCGATAATCAGACCGCGATTGTTCGAATGTCCAGCCTTGCCGCCTGTCTGGCCGCGAAAACCCTCGGGGTCGAACCGGTCATGCAGATGGTCTGCCGGGACCGAAACCGCATTGCCCTGCAAAGCGACTTTCTGGGCGCCTGTTCGCTTGGGGTGGAAAATATGCTCTGCCTGACCGGTGACCACCAGAGCATGGGCAACCACCCCCAGTCGAAAAATGTGTATGATATCGATTCTCTCCAGTTGTTGGATATGTTTCGAAATATGCGGGACTTGAAGCTTTTTGCCAATGGCGAGGAGGTCAAAGGGGAGATCCGGGCATTTTTGGGTGCAGGGGAAAGCCCCTATGCCGATCCCCTGGAATTTCGGGCGATCCGCCTGGCCAAAAAAGTGGCCGCCGGTGCCCAGTTCATCCAAACCCAGGCGATATTCGACCTGGAGATTTTTGAGCGCTGGATGGAGGAACTCCGTCAGATGAAATTGACCGGAAAAGTTTCGATTCTGGCCGGGGTGATTCCGGTCAAATCCGCGCGGGCCCTCCGGTACATGCGTAGCGAAGTACCCGGCCTGATTATTCCCGACCCTCTGATCGAGCGACTGGAGAGAGCTGAAGACCAGAAAGCGGAAGGGGTCCGGATTTGCGTGGAAACCATCGAACGCCTGAAAGAAATCGCGGGGGTGGCGGGAGTCCATATCATGGCCATTGCCTGGGAG